From Pseudomonas fluorescens, one genomic window encodes:
- a CDS encoding ATP-binding protein — MPRSLLGRMLLLTLLAVLFAQALSSVIWVSQLRATQLEGLVTAARSLAHSMTASVSYFRSLPVAYRPLVLDQLRSMGGTRFVVTLNDKPLDMQLLPPTPRKQAVLAAVDEVLRKSLGADTDISVQFVSPDDLRIFNGGLKLDELPRSWAHYALTLEPVNPPVLVTQIKLAQGEWLYIASLLPEPYTSLEEQGLPAQQVWFILLTSGFLLLFIGVLVHWQSRPLKRLARAARDMSLGADVRPVAEGGGSEVVEVGRAFNAMRERISRYLTERSQLFSAISHDLRTPITRLRLRVELLEDEQLQYKFGRDLDELELLVKGALQCVKDTDIHENIEPVDLNLVLDCLVEPYLAPNGNGRVTQLGRALAPYPGKPLALKRCIGNLIDNALKYGQNAHLHIEDDDGAFILHVDDEGPGVPEQRLEQVFEPHFRLAGQQQGYGLGLGIARNIAHSHGGEVSLQNLREGGLRVTLQLPRSVD, encoded by the coding sequence GTGCCGCGTTCGCTGCTTGGGCGGATGCTGCTGCTCACTCTGCTGGCGGTGCTGTTTGCCCAAGCGTTGTCGAGCGTGATCTGGGTCTCGCAACTGCGTGCCACGCAACTGGAGGGCCTGGTCACCGCTGCGCGCAGCCTGGCTCACTCGATGACCGCCAGCGTCAGTTACTTTCGCTCATTGCCGGTGGCCTATCGTCCGCTGGTTCTCGACCAGTTGCGCAGCATGGGCGGTACTCGCTTCGTGGTGACCCTCAACGACAAACCGCTGGACATGCAACTGCTGCCGCCGACCCCGCGCAAGCAGGCAGTACTGGCGGCGGTGGATGAAGTGCTGCGCAAATCCCTGGGAGCGGACACTGATATCTCCGTGCAATTCGTCAGTCCGGATGACCTGCGGATTTTCAATGGTGGGCTGAAGCTCGATGAATTGCCGCGCTCCTGGGCGCACTACGCCCTGACCCTGGAACCGGTCAACCCGCCGGTGCTGGTGACCCAGATCAAGCTGGCCCAGGGCGAGTGGCTATACATCGCCTCGCTGCTGCCGGAGCCCTACACCAGCCTCGAAGAGCAGGGCCTGCCGGCGCAACAGGTTTGGTTCATCCTGCTCACCAGCGGCTTCCTGCTGTTGTTCATTGGCGTGTTGGTGCATTGGCAAAGCCGGCCGCTCAAGCGCCTGGCGCGGGCTGCGCGTGACATGTCGCTGGGAGCCGATGTGCGGCCGGTGGCCGAGGGGGGTGGTAGCGAAGTGGTTGAAGTAGGGCGTGCGTTTAACGCCATGCGCGAACGGATCAGCCGCTACCTGACCGAGCGCAGCCAGCTGTTCAGCGCCATTTCCCATGACCTGCGCACCCCCATCACCCGCCTGCGCCTGCGGGTCGAACTGCTGGAAGATGAGCAACTGCAATACAAGTTCGGCCGCGACCTGGATGAGTTGGAACTGTTGGTCAAGGGCGCCCTGCAATGCGTCAAGGACACCGATATCCACGAGAACATCGAACCGGTGGATCTCAATCTGGTGCTCGATTGCCTGGTCGAGCCCTACCTGGCGCCCAACGGCAATGGCCGGGTGACTCAACTGGGGCGTGCGCTGGCGCCTTATCCGGGGAAACCGCTGGCGCTCAAGCGCTGCATCGGCAACCTGATCGACAACGCCCTCAAATATGGGCAGAACGCCCATCTGCATATCGAAGACGACGATGGGGCCTTCATCCTGCACGTCGATGACGAAGGTCCCGGTGTTCCCGAGCAACGCCTGGAGCAAGTGTTCGAGCCGCATTTCCGTTTGGCTGGACAGCAGCAGGGTTATGGCCTGGGGCTCGGTATCGCGCGCAACATCGCCCACAGCCATGGCGGCGAGGTCAGCCTGCAGAACCTGCGCGAAGGCGGGTTGCGGGTGACGTTGCAGTTGCCGCGCTCAGTGGATTGA
- a CDS encoding response regulator translates to MSSVNKSILLVDDDQEIRELLETYLSRAGFQVRTTPDGAGFRQALNEAPSDLVILDVMLPDEDGFSLCRWVRQHPRQAHVPIIMLTASSDEADRVIGLELGADDYLGKPFSPRELQARIKALLRRAQFGQERSGGEVLAFDEWRLDMVSHRLFHTDGEEVILSGADFALLKLFLDHPQQILDRDTIGNATRGRELMPLDRIVDMAVSRLRQRLRDTEKPARLIRTVRGSGYQLAANVVAGNGH, encoded by the coding sequence GTGAGCTCAGTCAACAAATCGATTTTGTTGGTCGATGACGACCAGGAAATCCGCGAGTTGCTGGAAACCTACCTGAGCCGCGCCGGCTTCCAGGTGCGTACCACGCCCGATGGCGCCGGCTTTCGCCAGGCACTGAACGAGGCGCCGAGCGATCTGGTGATCCTCGATGTGATGCTGCCTGACGAAGACGGCTTCAGTTTGTGCCGTTGGGTGCGCCAGCATCCACGCCAGGCGCATGTGCCGATCATCATGCTCACCGCCAGCTCCGACGAAGCCGACCGGGTGATTGGCCTGGAACTGGGCGCCGACGATTACCTCGGCAAACCCTTCAGCCCTCGTGAACTGCAGGCGCGAATCAAGGCTCTGTTGCGTCGTGCGCAGTTCGGCCAGGAGCGCTCCGGCGGAGAAGTGCTGGCCTTCGATGAGTGGCGGCTGGACATGGTCAGCCATCGGCTGTTTCACACCGACGGCGAAGAAGTGATTCTTTCCGGCGCCGATTTTGCCCTGCTGAAACTGTTCCTCGATCACCCGCAGCAAATCCTCGACCGCGACACCATCGGCAACGCCACCCGCGGTCGCGAATTGATGCCCCTTGATCGGATCGTCGACATGGCCGTCAGCCGCTTGCGCCAGCGTTTGCGTGACACCGAAAAACCGGCGCGACTGATCCGTACCGTACGCGGCAGCGGCTATCAACTGGCGGCCAATGTGGTTGCCGGCAATGGCCACTGA
- a CDS encoding glucokinase translates to MKLALVGDIGGTNARFALWKDQQLASVEVLATADFACPEDAIGVYLKGLGLAPGAIGSVCLSVAGPVSGDEFKFTNNHWRLSRQAFCQTLQVEQLLLVNDFSAMALGMTRLQPGEFRVVCEGTPQPLRPAVVIGPGTGLGVGTLLDCGEGRWAALPGEGGHVDLPLSSPRETQLWQQIHSEIGHVSAETALSGGGLPRVYRAICAVDGHEPVLNTPQEITAAGLAGDPIALEVLEQFCCWLGRVAGNNVLTTGARGGVYIVGGVIPRFADFFLESGFARCFADKGCMSEYFKGIPVWLVTAPYSGLMGAGVALEQS, encoded by the coding sequence GTGAAGCTAGCGCTGGTCGGTGACATTGGTGGGACCAATGCACGTTTTGCGTTGTGGAAAGACCAGCAATTGGCCTCGGTCGAGGTGCTGGCAACCGCCGACTTCGCCTGCCCGGAAGACGCCATTGGCGTCTACTTGAAGGGCCTCGGCCTGGCGCCGGGGGCGATCGGCTCGGTGTGCCTGTCGGTCGCGGGCCCGGTGAGTGGTGATGAATTCAAGTTCACCAATAATCACTGGCGCCTGAGTCGCCAAGCGTTCTGCCAGACCCTGCAGGTCGAGCAATTGTTGCTGGTCAACGACTTTTCGGCGATGGCCCTCGGCATGACTCGCCTGCAGCCGGGCGAGTTTCGCGTGGTCTGCGAGGGCACGCCACAGCCGTTGCGTCCGGCGGTAGTGATCGGTCCCGGCACAGGGCTGGGCGTTGGCACCCTGCTCGATTGCGGCGAGGGTCGTTGGGCGGCGTTACCGGGTGAAGGTGGGCATGTCGACTTGCCGTTGAGCAGCCCGCGAGAAACCCAGTTGTGGCAGCAAATCCATAGCGAGATCGGTCACGTCAGCGCCGAAACTGCCCTCAGTGGCGGTGGCTTGCCTCGGGTCTATCGGGCGATCTGCGCGGTGGACGGGCATGAACCCGTGCTCAATACCCCGCAGGAAATCACCGCTGCCGGCCTGGCGGGTGATCCGATTGCCCTCGAAGTGCTGGAACAGTTCTGCTGCTGGCTGGGCCGTGTCGCCGGCAACAACGTGCTGACCACCGGCGCGCGCGGCGGTGTGTACATCGTCGGTGGAGTGATCCCGCGGTTTGCCGATTTCTTCCTGGAAAGCGGTTTTGCTCGTTGCTTTGCCGACAAGGGCTGCATGAGCGAGTATTTCAAGGGCATTCCGGTGTGGCTGGTGACAGCGCCGTATTCCGGCCTGATGGGGGCTGGGGTGGCGTTGGAGCAATCCTGA
- the edd gene encoding phosphogluconate dehydratase: MHPRVLEVTERLITRSRATREAYLALIRGAASDGPMRGKLQCANFAHGVAGCGADDKQNLRMMNAANVAIVSSYNDMLSAHQPYETYPEQIKQALREIGSVGQFAGGVPAMCDGVTQGEPGMELGIASREVIAMSTAVALSHNMFDAAMMLGICDKIVPGLMMGSLRFGHLPTIFVPGGPMVSGISNKEKADVRQRYAEGKASREELLESEMKSYHSPGTCTFYGTANTNQLLMEVMGLHLPGASFVNPNTPLRDALTREAAYQITRMTKQSGNFMPIGEIVDERALVNSIVALHATGGSTNHTLHMPAIAMAAGIQLTWQDMADLSEVVPTLSHVYPNGKADINHFQAAGGMSFLIRELLGAGLLHENVNTVAGHGLSRYTQEPFLEDGKLVWRDGPTDSLDENILRPVARAFSPEGGLRVMEGNLGRGVMKVSAVAPEHQVVEAPAMVFQDQQDLADAFQAGLLEKDFVAVMRFQGPRSNGMPELHKMTPFLGVLQDRGFKVALVTDGRMSGASGKIPAAIHVSPEAFVGGALARVQEGDMIRVDGVEGTLQVLVDADEFAARTPATGLLDNGIGCGRELFGFMRMAFSSAEQGASAFTSALETLK; the protein is encoded by the coding sequence ATGCATCCCCGCGTACTTGAGGTCACCGAACGGCTTATCACCCGTAGCCGCGCTACCCGTGAGGCCTACCTTGCATTGATTCGCGGCGCCGCCAGTGATGGCCCGATGCGCGGCAAGCTGCAATGCGCCAACTTCGCCCATGGCGTGGCCGGATGCGGCGCGGACGACAAGCAGAACCTGCGGATGATGAATGCTGCCAACGTGGCAATTGTTTCGTCATATAACGACATGCTCTCGGCGCACCAGCCTTACGAGACCTACCCGGAACAAATTAAACAGGCCCTGCGCGAGATCGGTTCGGTCGGCCAGTTCGCCGGTGGCGTCCCGGCGATGTGTGATGGCGTGACCCAGGGCGAGCCGGGCATGGAGCTGGGCATTGCCAGCCGCGAAGTGATCGCGATGTCGACCGCCGTGGCGCTGTCCCACAACATGTTCGACGCGGCGATGATGCTCGGCATCTGCGACAAGATCGTGCCGGGCCTGATGATGGGCTCGCTGCGCTTCGGTCATCTGCCGACCATCTTCGTCCCGGGCGGGCCGATGGTCTCGGGGATTTCCAACAAGGAAAAAGCTGACGTGCGCCAGCGTTACGCCGAAGGCAAGGCCAGCCGCGAGGAGCTGCTGGAGTCGGAGATGAAGTCGTACCACAGCCCTGGCACTTGCACCTTCTACGGCACTGCCAACACCAACCAGTTGTTGATGGAAGTCATGGGCCTGCACTTGCCGGGCGCTTCGTTTGTCAACCCGAACACACCCTTGCGCGATGCCCTGACCCGCGAAGCGGCGTACCAGATCACCCGCATGACCAAGCAAAGCGGCAACTTCATGCCGATCGGCGAAATCGTCGACGAGCGTGCGCTGGTCAACTCGATCGTTGCCCTGCACGCCACCGGCGGTTCGACCAACCACACCCTGCACATGCCGGCGATTGCCATGGCCGCCGGGATCCAACTGACCTGGCAGGACATGGCCGACCTCTCCGAAGTGGTGCCGACACTCAGCCACGTCTACCCGAACGGTAAAGCCGACATCAACCACTTCCAGGCGGCGGGCGGCATGTCGTTCCTGATTCGCGAGTTGCTCGGCGCCGGGCTGCTGCATGAAAACGTCAACACCGTGGCCGGTCACGGCCTCAGTCGCTACACCCAGGAGCCTTTCCTGGAAGACGGCAAGCTGGTCTGGCGCGATGGCCCGACCGACAGCCTCGACGAAAATATCCTGCGTCCGGTAGCTCGGGCATTCTCGCCGGAAGGTGGCCTGCGGGTGATGGAAGGTAACCTCGGGCGCGGCGTGATGAAGGTCTCGGCGGTGGCGCCGGAGCACCAGGTGGTCGAAGCACCGGCCATGGTGTTCCAGGATCAACAAGACCTGGCCGATGCATTCCAGGCTGGCTTGCTGGAAAAAGATTTTGTCGCGGTGATGCGCTTCCAGGGCCCGCGCTCCAACGGCATGCCGGAACTGCACAAGATGACGCCGTTCCTCGGTGTGTTGCAGGACCGCGGCTTCAAAGTGGCGTTGGTCACCGACGGGCGCATGTCCGGTGCCTCGGGGAAAATCCCGGCGGCGATCCACGTCAGCCCGGAAGCTTTTGTCGGCGGTGCTTTGGCCCGCGTGCAAGAGGGCGATATGATCCGCGTCGATGGCGTCGAAGGCACCTTGCAGGTGCTGGTGGATGCCGATGAATTTGCCGCGCGTACCCCCGCCACCGGCCTGCTGGACAACGGCATTGGCTGCGGACGTGAACTGTTCGGCTTCATGCGCATGGCTTTCAGCTCGGCAGAGCAGGGCGCCAGCGCCTTTACCTCTGCCCTGGAGACACTTAAGTGA
- the gap gene encoding type I glyceraldehyde-3-phosphate dehydrogenase — MTLRIAINGFGRIGRNVLRALYTQGYRQDLQIVAINDLGDSSMNAHLLKYDTVHGTFDADVQHDQESLTVNGDRIAVSAIRNPADLPWAAEKIDVVFECTGLFTDRAKAAAHISAGARKVIISAPAKGADATVVYGLNHDILRQSHQIISNASCTTNCLAPVAQVLHRELGIESGLMTTIHAYTNDQNLTDVYHTDPYRARSATQNMIPSKTGAAEAVGLVLPELAGKLTGMAVRVPVINVSLVDLTVQLKHEASAEQVNALLKEASQHSKILGYNTLPLVSSDFNHNPLSSIFDANHTKVSGKLLKVLAWYDNEWGFSNRMLDNCLALCNAE, encoded by the coding sequence ATGACTCTTCGAATCGCAATCAATGGTTTTGGCCGCATCGGCCGCAACGTCCTTCGCGCACTGTATACCCAAGGCTATCGTCAGGATCTGCAGATCGTCGCCATCAATGATCTTGGCGACAGCTCGATGAACGCCCACCTGCTCAAGTACGACACCGTGCATGGCACTTTCGATGCCGACGTCCAGCACGATCAGGAAAGCTTGACGGTCAACGGTGACCGGATCGCGGTCAGCGCCATTCGCAACCCGGCTGACTTGCCATGGGCTGCAGAGAAAATCGACGTGGTGTTCGAATGCACCGGTCTGTTCACCGACCGCGCTAAAGCCGCCGCGCATATTAGCGCCGGCGCGCGCAAAGTCATCATCTCGGCACCGGCCAAGGGCGCCGATGCCACGGTGGTGTACGGGCTCAACCACGACATCCTGCGCCAGTCGCACCAGATCATTTCCAACGCGTCGTGCACCACCAATTGCCTGGCGCCGGTTGCCCAGGTGCTGCATCGCGAACTGGGTATCGAAAGCGGCCTGATGACCACCATCCACGCCTACACCAACGACCAGAACCTGACCGACGTCTACCACACCGACCCGTACCGCGCGCGCTCGGCCACGCAGAACATGATCCCGAGCAAGACCGGCGCCGCCGAAGCGGTGGGCCTGGTGCTGCCGGAACTCGCCGGCAAGTTGACCGGGATGGCCGTGCGCGTGCCGGTGATCAATGTGTCGCTGGTGGATCTGACCGTGCAACTGAAGCATGAAGCCAGCGCTGAGCAGGTCAATGCTCTGCTCAAGGAAGCCAGCCAGCACTCGAAGATCCTCGGCTACAACACCCTGCCGCTGGTTTCCAGTGACTTCAACCACAACCCGCTGTCGTCGATTTTCGACGCTAATCACACCAAGGTCAGCGGCAAGTTGCTTAAAGTACTCGCCTGGTACGACAACGAGTGGGGGTTCTCCAACCGCATGCTGGATAACTGCCTGGCGCTGTGTAACGCGGAGTAA
- a CDS encoding methylglyoxal synthase — protein MIGITFTEKTIPARKRIALVAHDHCKAFLLDWTERQKHRLSQHDLVATGTTGMLLSKRLDLPVESMISGPLGGDQQLGAQIAEQRVDLLIFFWDPFEPQPHDPDIKALLRVAAVWNIPVACNECSADYLISSPLIDQPHSHRIPDYPAYLQGRR, from the coding sequence ATGATCGGCATCACCTTCACCGAAAAAACCATCCCCGCACGCAAGCGCATTGCCCTGGTCGCCCACGACCACTGCAAGGCCTTCCTGCTCGATTGGACCGAACGACAGAAACACCGCCTCAGCCAGCACGATCTGGTCGCCACCGGCACCACCGGCATGCTGCTGAGCAAACGCTTGGACCTGCCCGTTGAAAGCATGATCAGCGGCCCGCTGGGCGGCGACCAGCAGTTGGGCGCGCAAATCGCCGAGCAGCGCGTCGACCTGCTGATATTTTTCTGGGATCCCTTCGAACCCCAGCCACACGACCCGGACATCAAGGCGCTGCTGCGGGTCGCGGCGGTGTGGAACATTCCCGTGGCTTGCAATGAATGCAGCGCCGACTACCTGATCAGCAGCCCGTTGATCGACCAGCCACACAGCCACCGGATCCCCGACTATCCGGCCTATTTGCAAGGCCGCCGATAA
- a CDS encoding RNA polymerase sigma factor, with the protein MSQAQFNHVFLAQRVSLLRTLERMVNNHSTAEDLLQETYLRVTRALSERPIDHLEPFVFQTARNLALDHLRARRIQSRTLLEDVPLDVVQSVAAPLSSAEDAAHAEQMLERLNISLNQLTPRQQQIFILNRLHGHSYLEIADKLDVSLSTVQKDLKLIMAICVGVADRLNAD; encoded by the coding sequence GTGAGTCAAGCGCAGTTCAATCACGTCTTCCTCGCTCAGCGCGTGTCGCTGCTGCGCACTTTGGAGCGGATGGTCAATAACCACAGCACCGCCGAGGACCTGTTGCAGGAGACCTACCTGCGCGTGACTCGGGCCTTGAGCGAACGGCCGATCGACCATCTCGAACCCTTTGTTTTCCAGACCGCGCGCAACCTCGCGCTGGACCACCTGCGCGCCCGACGAATCCAGTCGCGCACCCTGCTCGAGGACGTGCCGCTGGACGTCGTGCAAAGCGTCGCAGCGCCGCTGAGCAGCGCCGAGGATGCCGCCCATGCCGAACAGATGCTCGAACGCTTGAACATCAGCCTGAATCAACTGACCCCGCGCCAGCAGCAGATTTTCATCCTCAATCGCCTGCACGGCCATAGCTATCTGGAGATCGCCGACAAACTCGATGTGTCCCTGAGCACTGTGCAAAAAGACTTGAAGTTGATCATGGCGATTTGTGTTGGGGTGGCTGATCGCCTCAACGCCGATTGA
- a CDS encoding FecR family protein translates to MTDIPNSDPPPSARDSASSSAMDQALDWLIVLECPSAEQSRDFQAWLTADPRNGEAFAKAQAIWDGPQVAQCAQTLGSRKPKVSVLGRLRPHWKPLATAAVLILGLFSFSNLPMRLQADHLTVVGERQRLQLEDGSKVLLNTNSAFSSTINEQKRVARLYQGEAFFEVAAERGLPLEIDAGPVTASVRDTSFAVRYLDGIAQVRVQRGDVDLRSAHSDARIRLSAGESIRIGPNGFDQPARLDPATDLAWVQGRLVFENCPLSQVLAELRRYYPGWIINNNEQLANVSVTGNYRLDQPLDVVRSLAHITSAKLQEYPALVILN, encoded by the coding sequence GTGACGGACATCCCCAACTCCGACCCGCCTCCTTCGGCGCGGGATTCAGCCAGCAGCAGCGCGATGGACCAGGCGCTGGACTGGCTGATCGTGCTGGAATGTCCGAGCGCCGAACAAAGCCGCGACTTTCAGGCCTGGCTGACCGCCGATCCGCGCAACGGCGAAGCTTTCGCCAAGGCCCAAGCCATCTGGGATGGACCACAAGTCGCGCAGTGCGCACAGACCCTGGGCAGCCGCAAACCCAAGGTCAGCGTGCTGGGTCGCCTGCGCCCGCATTGGAAGCCCCTGGCCACCGCCGCCGTGCTGATTCTCGGCCTGTTCAGTTTCAGCAATCTGCCGATGCGCCTGCAGGCCGATCACCTGACCGTGGTTGGCGAACGCCAGCGCCTGCAACTCGAAGATGGTTCAAAAGTCCTGCTCAACACCAACTCGGCCTTCTCCAGCACCATCAACGAGCAAAAGCGCGTGGCCCGGCTGTATCAGGGCGAAGCCTTTTTCGAAGTCGCCGCCGAGCGCGGCCTGCCGCTGGAGATCGATGCCGGGCCGGTCACCGCCAGCGTGCGTGATACCTCGTTTGCCGTACGCTATCTCGACGGCATCGCCCAGGTCCGAGTGCAACGCGGCGACGTCGATTTGCGCAGCGCCCACAGCGATGCGCGTATCCGCTTGAGCGCCGGTGAAAGCATCCGCATCGGCCCTAACGGATTCGATCAACCGGCCCGCCTTGATCCGGCCACCGACCTGGCCTGGGTCCAGGGTCGCCTGGTGTTCGAGAACTGCCCGCTGAGCCAGGTCCTGGCCGAATTGCGCCGCTACTATCCGGGCTGGATCATCAACAACAACGAACAGTTGGCCAACGTGTCGGTGACCGGCAATTACCGTCTCGACCAGCCACTGGACGTGGTGCGCTCACTGGCACACATCACCTCGGCCAAGCTCCAGGAGTACCCGGCGCTGGTGATTTTGAACTGA
- a CDS encoding TonB-dependent receptor, which translates to MSPRLTRRSSSPSRVHHCTLSLLTAAILMAGVQAAPVLAATQAQPPSRNMGDYRFAIAQQPLVSALNAFTAVTGWQVGLPAELGEGVASPGVHGALSPEKALDRLLVGTNLSYRKLGANNIVLEKRAAGGTLALQQMTISATRQEQSIDSVPATVSAQTREELDRNNVNSIKDLVRYEPGVSVGGTGTRGGISGYNIRGIDGDRILTQVDGVEIPNGFFNGPYAKTQRNYVDPEIIKRVEILRGPASALYGSSAIGGAVSYFTLDPDDIIKPGQDVGARLKTGYSSADDSWLKSATVAGRVEQFDGLLHFSQRDGHETESYDHYNGTGLDRTAANPEDVRTTNVLAKAGWDYADDARLGLTYEKYKDDNDSNQKSAVGGPFNGGQPLGMYRSRTGNDTISRERFGLQHTFALDSLLADNVKWSLNHQIAKTDQSTLENYFPFTRNVMRSRETLYEEKQWVFDAQLDKSFVIGETEHLLTYGTSIKQEKVTGSRSGSGTCLAVGRGCTAIGAISPSDVLKKSSDFPDPTINTYALFVQDSIAWNQWTFMPGLRYDYTELKPHITQEFLNTVSPDGLGTVSDENKNWHRVSPNFGLTYAFNDNYKWYGKYAEGFRTPTAKALYGRFENTNPGYSVEPNPDLEPEKSKSYETGLRGNFESGNFDVAVFYNKYRDFINEDAVTPGYNELTFQSNNIKHATIKGFEVKGRLNLDTFGAPQGLYTQGAIAYAHGENNDTGEPINAVNPMTGVFGLGYDQDRYGGLLSWTLVQKKNLVDDSNFYSPDGTSGQFKTPGYGVLDLSGFYKVTDDVTLNAGIYNLGDKKYWQWDNVRGYDSVGEAAVLSPANLDRLTEPGRNFAINLIWDI; encoded by the coding sequence ATGTCCCCTCGCCTTACCCGCCGGTCCTCTTCACCTTCTCGCGTGCACCATTGCACGCTGTCCCTGCTGACTGCTGCCATCCTGATGGCCGGCGTGCAGGCCGCACCTGTGCTGGCCGCGACCCAGGCCCAGCCGCCAAGCCGCAACATGGGCGACTACCGCTTCGCGATTGCCCAGCAGCCGCTGGTGTCGGCCCTCAATGCCTTCACCGCCGTCACCGGCTGGCAGGTCGGCTTGCCGGCGGAACTCGGCGAAGGCGTGGCCTCGCCGGGTGTACATGGCGCACTGAGCCCGGAAAAAGCCCTGGATCGCCTGTTGGTGGGGACCAACCTGAGCTATCGCAAATTGGGCGCGAACAACATCGTCCTGGAAAAACGAGCGGCCGGCGGTACCCTGGCCCTGCAGCAAATGACCATCAGCGCCACGCGTCAGGAACAGAGCATCGACAGCGTGCCGGCCACGGTCAGCGCACAGACCCGCGAAGAGCTCGATCGCAACAACGTCAACAGCATCAAGGACCTGGTGCGCTATGAACCGGGCGTTTCGGTCGGTGGCACCGGTACACGCGGAGGCATCAGCGGCTACAACATCCGCGGGATTGACGGCGACCGGATTCTGACCCAGGTCGACGGCGTGGAAATCCCCAACGGCTTCTTCAACGGTCCGTATGCCAAGACCCAACGCAACTACGTCGACCCGGAAATCATCAAGCGCGTAGAAATTCTCCGCGGCCCGGCTTCGGCCCTTTATGGCAGCAGCGCCATCGGCGGTGCGGTGAGCTACTTCACTCTCGACCCGGATGACATCATCAAGCCCGGCCAGGACGTCGGTGCCCGCCTGAAAACCGGCTACAGCTCGGCCGATGACAGCTGGCTGAAATCCGCCACCGTCGCCGGCCGCGTCGAGCAGTTCGACGGTTTGCTGCACTTCAGCCAGCGCGACGGTCACGAGACCGAATCCTACGATCACTACAACGGCACTGGCCTGGATCGCACCGCCGCCAACCCGGAAGACGTGCGCACCACCAACGTACTGGCCAAGGCTGGCTGGGACTACGCCGACGACGCGCGCCTGGGCCTGACCTACGAGAAGTACAAGGACGACAACGACAGCAATCAGAAAAGCGCGGTCGGCGGCCCGTTCAACGGTGGCCAACCGCTGGGCATGTACCGCTCGCGCACCGGTAACGACACCATCAGCCGTGAGCGTTTCGGCCTGCAGCACACCTTCGCCCTCGACTCGCTGCTGGCCGACAACGTCAAGTGGAGCCTGAACCACCAGATCGCCAAGACCGACCAGAGCACCCTGGAAAACTACTTCCCGTTCACCCGCAACGTGATGCGCTCGCGGGAAACCCTGTACGAAGAAAAGCAGTGGGTGTTCGACGCGCAACTGGACAAGTCGTTTGTCATCGGTGAAACCGAGCACCTGCTGACCTACGGCACCAGCATCAAGCAGGAAAAGGTCACCGGTTCGCGCAGCGGCAGCGGTACTTGCCTGGCTGTGGGTCGCGGCTGCACCGCCATCGGTGCAATCAGCCCGTCCGACGTGCTGAAAAAATCCAGCGACTTCCCGGACCCGACCATCAACACCTATGCCTTGTTCGTGCAGGATTCGATCGCCTGGAACCAGTGGACCTTCATGCCGGGCCTGCGCTACGACTACACCGAACTCAAGCCGCACATCACCCAGGAATTCCTCAACACCGTCTCCCCTGACGGCCTGGGGACTGTCAGTGACGAGAACAAGAACTGGCACCGCGTCTCGCCCAACTTCGGCCTGACCTACGCCTTCAACGACAACTACAAATGGTACGGCAAGTACGCCGAAGGCTTCCGCACCCCGACGGCCAAGGCGTTGTACGGACGCTTCGAAAACACTAACCCTGGTTACAGCGTCGAGCCGAATCCGGACCTCGAGCCGGAAAAGAGCAAGAGCTACGAGACCGGCCTGCGCGGCAACTTCGAGTCGGGCAACTTCGATGTGGCGGTGTTCTATAACAAGTACCGCGATTTCATCAACGAAGACGCCGTCACCCCTGGCTACAACGAGCTGACGTTCCAGAGCAACAACATCAAGCACGCCACCATCAAGGGCTTTGAGGTCAAGGGTCGCTTGAACCTCGATACCTTCGGCGCGCCACAGGGCCTGTACACCCAGGGCGCGATTGCCTACGCCCACGGTGAAAACAACGACACTGGTGAGCCAATCAACGCAGTCAACCCGATGACCGGCGTGTTCGGTCTGGGCTATGACCAGGACCGCTACGGTGGCTTGCTCAGCTGGACCCTGGTGCAGAAGAAAAACCTGGTGGACGACAGCAACTTCTATTCGCCGGACGGCACCAGCGGCCAGTTCAAGACCCCAGGCTACGGCGTACTCGACCTCTCCGGTTTCTACAAAGTCACCGACGACGTCACCCTCAACGCCGGGATCTACAACCTGGGCGACAAGAAATACTGGCAGTGGGACAACGTGCGCGGCTACGACAGCGTGGGTGAAGCCGCGGTACTCAGCCCGGCCAACCTCGACCGCCTGACGGAGCCAGGCCGCAACTTTGCGATCAACCTGATCTGGGATATCTGA